One uncultured Methanobrevibacter sp. DNA segment encodes these proteins:
- a CDS encoding GNAT family N-acetyltransferase, with amino-acid sequence MNLEIRPMSNDPNEIVNVQKFLFKMIKKEFGYDYVPEWHQDIVKMDEYYINPKINNFFVAYGETGEIIATIGIRAYDKDFPEFRQLYSKDTTSSIWRLFVDERFRRCGLASKMFSIAENFANEAGYDKIYLHTHKNLDGALEFWTKMGFVVALDSNDELETVHMDKKIQKLDISHLSNDYSYAIYL; translated from the coding sequence ATGAATTTAGAAATTAGACCAATGAGTAATGACCCAAATGAAATTGTTAATGTTCAAAAATTTTTATTTAAGATGATTAAAAAAGAATTTGGCTATGATTATGTTCCTGAATGGCATCAAGACATTGTAAAAATGGATGAATATTATATTAATCCTAAAATTAATAATTTTTTTGTTGCATATGGTGAAACCGGTGAGATTATTGCAACAATTGGTATAAGGGCTTATGATAAGGATTTTCCAGAGTTCAGGCAGTTATATTCAAAAGATACCACTTCCAGCATATGGAGACTATTTGTTGACGAGAGATTTAGGCGTTGTGGTTTGGCTTCAAAAATGTTTTCCATAGCTGAAAATTTTGCAAATGAAGCAGGTTATGACAAAATCTATTTGCATACCCATAAAAACTTGGATGGGGCTTTGGAGTTTTGGACAAAAATGGGTTTTGTGGTTGCTCTGGATTCCAATGATGAGCTTGAAACTGTCCACATGGATAAAAAAATACAAAAATTAGATATTTCTCATTTATCTAATGATTATAGTTATGCAATTTACTTATAG